The Rosa rugosa chromosome 3, drRosRugo1.1, whole genome shotgun sequence sequence GTGATTCAAAACAATCTACGGCAGCCAACTGAAAATTTATCATACTTTCGATACCTCTGCTCGGAACCTCAGTGAAATGATCTTCAAAATTTGATGGTGTCGGCCACTGGTTTCGAGTCAGAGTCATATTCAAGAATCTTTCGAAGCATTCTGATCGAGTGCTCGTAACAAAAAGGGTGGAAGAAATGAGGGTATGATGAAGGCCAAAACCAAACACACAACCACAAAGCCTACAACCCACCAAGCTTGATGAGGAATCCCCAGCAATAGTTCATCACAAACTGCTACCAACAAGAGATGAAACTTTGTTATGCAAGCAAGTATATGAGGAAGCATTTTGATCTTCTTCAGCACTAGGGAAACACAACATACTAATCGCTAAATTAAGCTCAATTTAGTGAATGCACATTACCTATGTTGAAAATGATGTACTCCCTCTCCTGCACATTTGGTATGGCAACAACCCCCTCAGGCTCCACCGACACCAACACATACATGCCACCCTGAGCAGTAATTAAGTATATTTACATAGTGCAGCAACAATGCATTAAAAAGTTTCAGTGGCGAAATCGAACCTGATCATTTTCGCTCTTGAAAATCAGCTTTTCTGTGTTCAGTAATCTTCTGTTCCCATTCAAAGGCAATTCCAAGTCCCCTCTCTTGAGTTGTATGGAAAAGCTAGCAGGTATCTGTTTGCCAATACAAAGTTAAACAAATACATAATTAATGGCACTGGTGAAAGACTCAAAAGTGAACCCCATGAAAAGTTGGGAAGTACATACAGAAGCTGGATATGATATCTTCACTTCATACCAAGTATCAGGCTTGATCCCTTGAAGCCGGTAAAGCCGCGAACCCATACGTAGTGGCAGAGTCTCCCTCCATAGCTCTTCCCCAACATTCAGAACCTTGTTGTCTATCCTGTAAGGCCAGCAAATTTGGTTAAAACTAACACCATGTCAGCAGAAACATATTGGGGGTTGTTTCGATACACTCACAGGCTTCCATGGCTTAAACCCGAACCACCGATAGCAATCCAGACAATGTAGAGAGTGGTAATCAAAACATTACAAACACGTATCTGACACATTGTGGCTGCCGCTATGTTCTTCGATTTCTTTCAGTTGCGCATTTTATCAAACACCTGGCGGGGCAATACACACTCATGAAAATTGTACAGATCCACTACAAACTCTTTTTGAAGGGAGTAGTTTTAACCTTTTATCGTTGCGAAACAAGAACGAAACGAATCGTTTTGAAGGTGGGTAAGTTTTTATTACCTCTCTCTTTGTTTGGCTTTTGGAAGCAACCAATCGGAGCACTAGTCGATCAGAACCTCGCGGTCTCCGACTCCGTTTAATTTTTTcttgagcaactccaacaatgaTCGCGCACTTAAACACACAGCACAAAACGCACCGTTTTTGTTTTGACTAAACCAGCCAATAAGGATTTATTACACTCACCGGCGTTTCACTAGTTTAGTTACGAAATCAATCTCCCTCCCTTTTTAAAAACCCTAATTCCTCTGTAAAATTCTAGTTTCTGAGTATAGTAAGCCCTAAATTCGAAGCAAAACCTGCTGCCTGCTACCGAATTCCAACGACGACGACTGAAGATGGTGCGTTGAGCTTGAGAGTTTCGTTTATTCAATTGAATTTTGAGTTTTCTGGTAATGTAATTCTGAATTTGTGTGCTTGCTTCTTTTTCAGTTCTCAATTGCAGCTATCA is a genomic window containing:
- the LOC133740040 gene encoding uncharacterized protein LOC133740040: MCQIRVCNVLITTLYIVWIAIGGSGLSHGSLIDNKVLNVGEELWRETLPLRMGSRLYRLQGIKPDTWYEVKISYPASIPASFSIQLKRGDLELPLNGNRRLLNTEKLIFKSENDQGGMYVLVSVEPEGVVAIPNVQEREYIIFNIVCDELLLGIPHQAWWVVGFVVVCLVLAFIIPSFLPPFLLRALDQNASKDS